DNA sequence from the Oryza brachyantha chromosome 5, ObraRS2, whole genome shotgun sequence genome:
AGAACATCCGATTAAATAAAAGGCATCTAAATGAACAATTTAAGGCAAACATATGAAATTCATTTACCTGAATAGTCGTCTAGGCCAGCCAATTTAAAACACAAAGCCTTCATGTTTATTAAGACTACTGACATCAGTAAGATAACTAATTGTACTGAATTAATAACACTACAACCGTATTTTCTGACCTGAATGCTTCAAGAGAATTAAAATATGGCGACCATGAAACTTCcagaccattcattttatatgCCATTGTAATGCACAAGGATGAACATCCGGGATACTGATGTACACATAAGAAAAGCATCACAAAGATCTTTTCCTTGGGTACCCATAAACCTTATTCATCATAGAACgtttttttctgttcttcCAAAACTCATCCTTCTTCTCCTTTCTATGTTTCAAGCTAGACTTTCCTTTTAAGATTCCTACCACAGCACTCCTATCCTTTATGTTCTTTCTTGCAGCTTTCACATCCAATGTATTCAATAACTTTTTATATGACCTAACATCAGGCAACTGTCCACTTCGAACCATCAGCTTGTGGTAATAGAATGCTCTCGAAAAGTCACGGACACGGGCATACGCATAAATCATTGTGGAATATGTCACAGAATCTGGTTTTATTTCCAGAGCAGCCATCTCTTTCAAGAGTTGGGGCAATTTGTAGTGTTGTCCTCCCCTTGCAAAAGCATTCATCAAAATGTTGTATGTCATAACATTTGGCTGTAAACCAGCCCTTCTAAACTCATACATCACATCCATCGCCTGGACATACAGCCCATGTTTTGCCAGACCATCAAGCACCATGTGGAATATTACTCTTGTTCCAGGAACCTTCTCATCGATCATTGATCTCCAAGTCTCCATTAACTTCTCTGTGTCACCAGCTCTCCTAAACATGTCAATCAAAGCTGTATATGTTTCAATGGAAGGCTTAAATCCTTCTCTTTTCATATCCACATATGTCAAAAGAGCTTTTTCATACAGTCCATTAACTGCATATGCACAAAGAAGAGAAGTGTATGTAGAAGATGTTGGCATAATGCCAACTGTcttcatccttaaaaaagcaTCTTCAGCCTTTTCAGTCATTTTCTTCTGTTGCCCATAAGTGTTAATGAGAAAGTTGTATGATCTCGCATTTGGTTGTAGTCCTAAATCTTGCATCTCCAGCAGTAAAGACTCAACAACTTCTGGTTGCAATCTTCTACTGTAAGCACCCATAAGGATATTATAGGTCACTGTTGTCGCACACAAGCCTTTCTCTTTCATCTCAACAAAAAGTCCCTCTGCCTCTTCGATTTGATTGGCTTTGCAGTAAGCATTTATTAATGTGTTATATATGCTCGTGTTTGATGCAAttcctctcttctccattGCTGACTGGATGATAAGAGCTTCTGTTTTCAGTCCCTCATCACAGAAGATCTTGATAAGACAAATGCATATGTCCAAGCTCCACTTGACACCTTTTCTGTCCATCCGTTGGAAGAATTCCCATGCATCCTTGGCAGATGCATTGCCCTTGTTCATTACATTTAGCATGATTAAGGATGTCATGTGATCAGGCTGGATATTGTTCTTTTCCATAAGCTTAAATACTTTCCAAGCATCATCATATCTGAAACAAGTGGAAACATGTTCAACAGAatgaataataaataaattatgaaatctACAGTTAGAATGCGCCCCATTAGTATAGTACATACTTGGTCTTCATATTAGTAATGAATGTAGCTGTGTATTGAGAAATCTTCAAACTTAAGAAGGATACTAAATTACTGACATGTTTTCAAACTACCACCAAACAACATATGTGACAGTAGTGTTTCATGTTTGTCCACAGTTTCATACTATCTAGATCTCATTATCACAAGAAGAGCATTGACATGCTACTCAGAAATAGGTGAAAAATCATAGTCAATCAGTTCCACTTATAAGGATTATGGAGATGATACAGAGCACTATTCAGAAATATTATCTATTATCTATTGTTTTTACAGACAAGTTTTGATAACACAAAACTACTAGGTAGAATTAACAAGACAACAAAAGATGGTGTTCAGCCGATCACCTTCCGCAATAGGCAAGACCTGACATTGCAGCGTTGTAAAGGACAGCCTTCCTGAATCTCCTCTCGGGAGGCAAGCCTTCTACAATCTCCAGCACTTCATCGGCCATCTCAGCACGTCCAAGCACCACAACAGCGAGCAGCCATGCCTGCGGGGACAACAACAATGTCTCCTCCGGAGCCTGCATCCaacggaggaggtggaggcacCCCAATGCcagcccctcctcccccaTCCTCCTCGTCAGCTCCACGCATTCCTCCACGCCGAACGCTGCGTGCCTGTACCCCGCCAAGAACTCGGCAAACGCCTGCCCGTCAGCCTCGT
Encoded proteins:
- the LOC102703035 gene encoding pentatricopeptide repeat-containing protein At5g50280, chloroplastic, with product MTLRARPPLSSSSSLPLTTLPIRLRCPLHSSRPSKLFFLHAHPRSPVQLRPTHRSSARPGGPRFLGRDDADEEEDEEEEGWRSAPPAGPSGAHLVGALDDDDGDGDSGGRVGWGATRGDDAGGVEIQELGADGGGEAAEWDPPVRLFRWPVQVQRQPEEEEDDEDGSGCEWSDPGCFLRGQEEAAGAVRTTTAMEEILAFARSHEADGQAFAEFLAGYRHAAFGVEECVELTRRMGEEGLALGCLHLLRWMQAPEETLLLSPQAWLLAVVVLGRAEMADEVLEIVEGLPPERRFRKAVLYNAAMSGLAYCGRYDDAWKVFKLMEKNNIQPDHMTSLIMLNVMNKGNASAKDAWEFFQRMDRKGVKWSLDICICLIKIFCDEGLKTEALIIQSAMEKRGIASNTSIYNTLINAYCKANQIEEAEGLFVEMKEKGLCATTVTYNILMGAYSRRLQPEVVESLLLEMQDLGLQPNARSYNFLINTYGQQKKMTEKAEDAFLRMKTVGIMPTSSTYTSLLCAYAVNGLYEKALLTYVDMKREGFKPSIETYTALIDMFRRAGDTEKLMETWRSMIDEKVPGTRVIFHMVLDGLAKHGLYVQAMDVMYEFRRAGLQPNVMTYNILMNAFARGGQHYKLPQLLKEMAALEIKPDSVTYSTMIYAYARVRDFSRAFYYHKLMVRSGQLPDVRSYKKLLNTLDVKAARKNIKDRSAVVGILKGKSSLKHRKEKKDEFWKNRKKRSMMNKVYGYPRKRSL